The DNA sequence TGGTGGCCATGACCCGCTCGCCCTGTTCCACCCGTTTACGGATTTCTTCCAGCAGATCGTCAACCTGGTTTCTGGCTGGCCGGACGATAACCTCGGGGTCAAGCAGGCCGGTCGGGCGGATCAGCTGCTCGACGACGTGGCGCCGGCTCTTGTCCAGCTCATAGTCGCCGGGTGTGGCCGAGACATAGATGACCTGGCCCTGCTTGTGTTCAAACTCCTGAAAGCTGAGCGGCCGATTATCAATCGCCGAGGGCAGCCGAAAGCCGTAGTCCACCAGGGTGGTCTTGCGCGAGCGGTCGCCCCGGTACATGCCACCGGTCTGCGGCACGGTGACATGGCTCTCGTCGATAAACAGCAGATAGTCGTCGGGAAAGTAGTCGATCAGGGTGTAGGGCGGCTCGCCCGGCTGTCTGCCGTCGAGGTGCCGGGAGTAGTTCTCGATGCCCGGACAGAAGCCCATTTCGGCCAGCAGAGCCAGATCGTACAGGGTCCGTTGCTCCAGACGCTGGGCTTCCAGGAGCTTGTTGTCGGCCCGCAACTCCTCGAGCCGCTGCTCGAGTTCGGCGCGAATCGATGCGGCTGCGGTCCGGGTCCGGCTTGCGGTGGTAACGTAGTGGCTGGCCGGATAAATCATGGCTTTATCCAGCCGCCGCAGCACCTTACCGCGCAGGGGATCGATTTCCGCCACCGCCTCGACGCTGTCACCAAAGAACTCGATGCGGACGGCGCGGCTCTCCTCGTAGGTCGGGAACACCTCGACCACGTCGCCGCGCACCCGAAAGGTGCCGCGATGAAAGTCAAAGTCGTTGCGCTGATACTGGATATCGACGAGTTTGCGCAGCAGGGCGTCCCGATCAACCTCGGTGTTTTCCTCGACAAACACGATCAGGTCAAAATACGACTCGGGCGAGCCCAGGCCATAGATACACGACACGCTGGCGACAATGATGGTGTCGCGGCGCTCCAGCAGCGCCTTGGTGGCCGAGTGGCGCATCTTGTCGATCTCTTCGTTGATGGACGCGTCTTTCTCAATATAGGTATCGCTCTGGGGAACGTAGGCTTCGGGCTGGTAGTAGTCGTAGTAGCTGACAAAATAGCGGACCGCGTTGTGGGGAAAGAGTTCGGCAAACTCGCCGTACAGCTGGGCGGCGAGCGTCTTGTTGGGGGCGATGATGAGGGCCGGCCGGTTCGCCCGGGCGATGACATGGGCCATCGAAAAGGTCTTGCCCGAGCCGGTGACACCGAGCAGGACTTGATGCCGGCGGCCCTTGTCGAGACCCTCGAGCAGTTCCTCAATCGCCTGCGGCTGGTCGCCCTGGGGTTGAAACTCCGAAACGAGCTGAAATGTGCCTTCCCGCTGCATGGCCGGCTATCTTAGCAAGAATGCACCGGAAAGCAGAGGGTGGTCGGCCGCACTGCTACGGAATGGGGGGACCGCGCCGCCTGGGGCGTTGCAAAACCATGGCGCTTATGGCTGACTACCCGGAAAAGAGAGTGGGGATGACCGGTTTCTCCAAGATGAGATCGGATCATCACGTTCTTTTGCTGATCCTGCCGGGAGGTACACGACACCATGGAAGTGATGGCTCAACGATCGTATTGGCGCATATGGGGGCTGGCTCTCAGCCTTGTGATCTTCGTCTCCTGGGCCACGCCCCTTGCGGCCCAGGACGCGGTCCGCAAGTTCACCGTTGTGAATGTGTTGTATGAGGGCTCGAAGATGTTCCTGCCTTCGGTGTTGGCCGTGTCCCAGGGAGACACCGTTTCGGTCACGGTCATCAACAATATTCCCGGTGACCCGCCCAACCATGGTTTCGCGATTCCAGCCTTCGAGGTCGAGACGGTGGTCAATCACGGCGAGAAAAAGACGGTCGAGTTTACGGCCGACAAGGCCGGGATTTTTGATATCCGCTGCCAGCTGCACCCGGCCCACGTGCACGGCCAGCTGATCGTGGAAGACTGACGGTCGGGTTCAGGCTCTGTCCACCTTTTGCAGCAGGGCCTCGACAAGCGCATCCGCCTGCACGCCCTCGGCCTCGGCCTGAAAGTTCAGCAAACACCGGTGTCGCAGGGCCGGCAGGGCCACATCGACAATATCGTCGTAGCTGACGTTCACCCGCTTATCCAACAGGGCGTTGACCTTGGCTCCCAGGGTCATCGCCTGCGCACCGCGCGGGCTGGGACCGAAGCGGACATACTGATTGACCTCGGGCAGCGCCTCGGCATTGCCCGGGGTGGCTGCGGCGATCAGGCGGGCGATGTAGTGGTTCAGCGGCGGCGCCAGTAAGACCTCGCGGACGAGTCCCTTGAGCTGTTCGACTGCGGTCGCGGCCTGCTCCTCAGAGCCGAGCAGGGGGCGCACCTCCTCCTGCGTATCGGTGGTCGTCCGGTTGAGAATCTCGGTCAGTTCCGCGCTGCTGGGCGAGTGAATGATCAGCTTGAACAAAAAGCGGTCGAGCTGGGCCTCGGGCAACGGATAGGTGCCCTCGATTTCAATCGGATTCTGGGTCGCCATGACAAAAAAGGGTGGAGTCAGACGGTGCGTCTGACCGAATACCGAGACCTGGTGTTCTTCCATGGCTTCCAGGATGGCCGACTGGGTTTTGGGCGTGGCTCGATTGACCTCGTCTGCCAGCACAATGTGGGTGAAAACCGGACCCGGTTTGAACGTAAAAGACCGCTCGCCGCGGCTCTCGGACAAGACCTCCGTGCCCACAATGTCCGACGGCATCAGGTCGGGGGTAAACTGGATCCGCTTGGCGCCCAGGCTCACCGCCCGACTCAGGGATTTCATCAGCAGGGTTTTGCCTAAGCCGGGCGCACTCTCCAGCAACACATGCCCGCCGGCAAAAAAGGCGGTCAGCACTTTGCGCACAATCTCCCGATTGCCGACAATGACGCGCCCGACCTCTTCCTCCAGCGCGCTGAAGAGCTGACAAAAGCGCTGTATGCGGTCTTCGTCTGGGTGAGTCATTGTGTACTACTGGACGATACTCTCTTCTTGCTCAATCGTCCGCCTTAAAGAGTAAACGTGTCCTCCAACCACATGAACATGTTGACACGTTTACTCTTTGTCGAGAATGGGCCGGTACTCCAGAGGAATGGGCTGGCCGGCCGGGGTCGAGTCGTGGGCCTGGTCGGTGAGCGGGGCGTTGCTGTAGGGCGTGATGGGCTGAGCCGGACTCGTGTTGGCGGTGCGTTCTCCGGCGTCGCTGTGGCCCGTATCCCCGGCCGGTACGCGGACTTTGACAAAGCGCACGTCCTTGGTCAGAAACCCGCCCACTTTTTCTCCGGCGTGGCCGAACCGCGGGGCTGGCCCCTGACCGGGACCCGTGCCGCTGCCCGTGGACTGGGTGCGGTTGGGGTCGGGCTGGAGGCCGGGCGTATTGGGGTCTTGGCCTCGCTGCCCGCCGGGGCTATCCGGGTCTCCCCCCTGGACGTGGAGTGTGGGGTCGTGTTGGGCGGCCGCCCGCCGCGTCCTGCCTGTCCCTTGGTCGGACTGGAGTTTCTTTTCGCCGTCCCGCTTGGGCGGCTCAAATTGAATGCCGCCGCCCGCCTGTTGGGGCGGTTCGGCCTGACGGTTGCGGTCGCCTGCTGCGGGCTTGTCATCTCGCCGGTCCGGCTCCTGACCGGTCCCTTCAGTCGCCGAGGAGTTCTTGCGGTCTCCTTGCGACTGCCGGTCGCCGCTCGCCCCATCCTGTTCGTGCCGACCCTGGGTGGCCAGCAGGTCAATCGACAGGAGTTGCGGCAGGAGTTGCGGGAGCTGAATGTTGAGCCTGAGGCGCTGCTGTGTCTCTTCGATAAGACGTTCCTTTTCCTGGGGGCTCAGCTCCGGTGCCTTGAGCCTTGCGACCAGGGAGAGCAACTCAGCGCCCGCTTCTCTCTCCGGGCGGGTTTCGCCCTGGGTCGTCAGTTCATGGGCCTTTTTTTCAAGCTCGCTCAGCCGCAGGGGCTGTTGGGACAGGTCGAGAGGGGGAAGGGCCGAAATGGGCTGAGACGACAGCATAAACAGGCCAAAGGCCCCGGCTACGCACAGGCCGGACACCAGCAGGCCGATTGGCACACGCCTGTCCAGCCGAAACGGCACATCCCGTTCCGGAACAAAAAACGCCGCCCGCTTGGCCGTGTCGCGCTCCAGCAGGGACACCAAGGTGGACGATGATCTCTTCTTGTTTAGAGCGGTGGGTGCTTGAGGCTGCGAGAGGGTTGCCAGGGTCAGAAAGCGCTCTTTGCCCAGCGTTCTTTCATCCAGCAGCGCGGCTGCACTCTGGTGTTCGGCTTCGTGTCGGGTGTGACGTAGAGCCGTCCACAGGAAGAACGCCCAGACCCCGAGGGGAGCCAGCAGCAGGACGAGCGGCCAGGACACGCTTGCCAGCAGCAAGCCGCCGCCCAGGCCGAGAGCTATACCCAGGGGCAGAAAGAAGCCCAGGACGTTGAGACGCCGCTGGCGACGCAGGTGCTGGGCCGTCCTGTTGATCAGCGTGAACGCAAGTTGGTGCCGGGCCATGGGCCTGTCTCAGGAGCGCTATCTTTGAAAACGCCGGACAGCTCGATTGTGCTCGGCCAGGCTGACCGAAAAATGATGGGTGCCATCACCGCGAGCCACAAAGTACAGATAGTCCGTGCTGGCCGGATACAGAGCGGCCCGCAGGGCGGCCAAGCCGGGGTTGGCAATCGGGCCCGGCGGAAGGCCACGGATCACATACGTGTTATACGGTGTCGGGGTTTGCAGGTGGTGGCGGGTGAGGTTTCCGTCAAAATTTTTGATGCCGTAGATAACGGTCGGGTCACACTGGAGTCGGATGCCTCTGTTGAGCCGATTGTGGATCACCGCCGCGATCAGCGGGCGTTCGGCGACCTGGCCGGTCTCTTTTTCGATAATCGAGGCCAGGGTGACGACCTCGTGCAGGCTCAATCCCAGTTCGGCGGCCCGGCGCTCCAGAACCGGATCCCAGGCGGCATAAAAACGGGCGATCATCCGGCCCAGGATTTCTCGGGCCGGAGCCCGAACAGAGAACTGATAGGTGGCCGGGTAGAGATAGCCTTCGAGGCTGTTGGCGGGCAGTCTCCAGTCGGCCAAGAACTCGGGATCGGCATTCAGACACAGAAAACTCTCAGCCGTGCCAAACCCCCGCTGTTCGAGCAGTTGAGCGATCTGAACCAGGCTGAATCCCTCGGGAATCGTGACGGTCCGGCGCACGAGCTGGCCCTGACTCAGCCGTGTGAGCAGCTCCAGGGGAGAGAGCGCTTTGGGAAAGAGGTATTCACCGGGCTTGATGTGTCTATCCATACCGCTCCAGCGAGCCCACAGGCGAAAGACCCAGACTTGGTTCAGCACGCCTTCGGTGTGCAGGTGGCGGGCGATGGAGTCCAGTGGGGAACCGTTTTGGACAAAGAAACGGACAGATTGAGGCAACGGCGGACCCGGTGTCATCAGAGCCCGATAGCCAAACCAGGCCACGCTTCCGCCGATCAGAAGCGGCGCAAGCAGGCTGACCAGGAACAGGGCGCGCTTTCCCCGCTTGCCTGTTTGCATAGCAGGCAAGACTACCACCCCCCGCTCTTCGACACAATCTCAGCCACGGTCGATGTCCTTGACATTTACGCCTGGGGCTGGCAGGCTTGCCCGTGTTTTTCGCTGGGGGGTGGATGCGAGATGGGATCTAACAAAGGCGCTCTTCTTACCGGCATAGTGCATGGTCACATCCAGTTGCTGATCACTGCTCCCGTCCTCGCCCTGTGTCTGCTCGGGATCATCGTCCGCAATGCCAGTTCGGCCGTTGATCATCGGGTTGAGGAACAAAAGGTCATTGAGCAACTTCAGCAGCGTTTGAGTGAGGTCCGAAAGACCCGCCATCCGTCGCCGTTGGGCCTGCCCGAGGAGGTGCCCGACCCGGAGGTGGTCACCACACTGCCTGGGGTGTCAGATGCGTCGCCTGCGGTCACAACGCTTGCCCTGCCTGTTGACTCACCCACACAGGATGTGGACGAAATCCTCATAGCTTACCATCCGTCGCCGTTGGGCCTGCCCGAGGAGGTGCCCGGCCCGGAGGTGATCGCCACACTGCCTGGGGTGTCAGATGCGTCGCCTGCGGTCACAACACCTGTCCCACCTGTTGAACAGCCCCACTCTTTCCCGTTCCAGACCACGTACACCGTGCGCAAGAACGATACCTTTGAGACCATACTGCGCGGTCAGGGGATCGTCCGGAAGGCGGGAGCCAGATGGATTGCGGCCTGGATTGCGGCCGCTAAAAAGGACAAACACGTACGCAATCTGCAAATCGGTCGGCGCTTCTCTTTTGTTTTTGCCGAAGGTCCTGAGACGCCGATGCTGACCAGTCTGCGCTATGAGATGGGCGCCCTGTCCCAGCTGACTCTTGAACGAGCGGCGGACGGGAGCGTTACCTCGCGCACCGAGAAGCTGCCCACCACCAAAGTGTGGCGTGCGACCGCCGGCCGCATCACCAGCAGTCTGTATGAAGCTGCGGTGCAAAACGCCGACGTGCCCAGGCGTATCGTCGATGAAATGGTCGATTTGGGTTGGGACCTTGATTTCTTTTCCGACCTCAGAGCCGGGGACATCTTTAAGGTCATCTTTGAAGAGTACCAGCGTGAGGACGGTGAGCCGGTTCAGTACGGGCGGGTTTTAGCGGCTGAAATTATCAATAAAGGCAAGGTGTTACAAGTCTTGTTGCCCACCCGTGACCAGGGCTTCCTCTACCCGTTGCGCTACACCCGGATTTCGTCCGTGTTTACCACTGCCCGGTTTCATCCTATCCTCAAACGCCACCGGCCCCATAACGGCGTGGATTTTGCC is a window from the Desulfurellaceae bacterium genome containing:
- a CDS encoding AAA family ATPase, encoding MTHPDEDRIQRFCQLFSALEEEVGRVIVGNREIVRKVLTAFFAGGHVLLESAPGLGKTLLMKSLSRAVSLGAKRIQFTPDLMPSDIVGTEVLSESRGERSFTFKPGPVFTHIVLADEVNRATPKTQSAILEAMEEHQVSVFGQTHRLTPPFFVMATQNPIEIEGTYPLPEAQLDRFLFKLIIHSPSSAELTEILNRTTTDTQEEVRPLLGSEEQAATAVEQLKGLVREVLLAPPLNHYIARLIAAATPGNAEALPEVNQYVRFGPSPRGAQAMTLGAKVNALLDKRVNVSYDDIVDVALPALRHRCLLNFQAEAEGVQADALVEALLQKVDRA
- a CDS encoding M23 family metallopeptidase — its product is MGSNKGALLTGIVHGHIQLLITAPVLALCLLGIIVRNASSAVDHRVEEQKVIEQLQQRLSEVRKTRHPSPLGLPEEVPDPEVVTTLPGVSDASPAVTTLALPVDSPTQDVDEILIAYHPSPLGLPEEVPGPEVIATLPGVSDASPAVTTPVPPVEQPHSFPFQTTYTVRKNDTFETILRGQGIVRKAGARWIAAWIAAAKKDKHVRNLQIGRRFSFVFAEGPETPMLTSLRYEMGALSQLTLERAADGSVTSRTEKLPTTKVWRATAGRITSSLYEAAVQNADVPRRIVDEMVDLGWDLDFFSDLRAGDIFKVIFEEYQREDGEPVQYGRVLAAEIINKGKVLQVLLPTRDQGFLYPLRYTRISSVFTTARFHPILKRHRPHNGVDFAAPRGTLVRAVADGTITYAGREGGFGRLIRINHAGGYSTEYAHLDRIATGIRPGQRVRRGQKIGRVGSTGLATGPHLHFGLIKNGRYVNPLKNLSRTASRSDRQKPHPAQAELKKTLAAYLAQLDISQTVETRVFAAVATATSTL
- the mltG gene encoding endolytic transglycosylase MltG, yielding MQTGKRGKRALFLVSLLAPLLIGGSVAWFGYRALMTPGPPLPQSVRFFVQNGSPLDSIARHLHTEGVLNQVWVFRLWARWSGMDRHIKPGEYLFPKALSPLELLTRLSQGQLVRRTVTIPEGFSLVQIAQLLEQRGFGTAESFLCLNADPEFLADWRLPANSLEGYLYPATYQFSVRAPAREILGRMIARFYAAWDPVLERRAAELGLSLHEVVTLASIIEKETGQVAERPLIAAVIHNRLNRGIRLQCDPTVIYGIKNFDGNLTRHHLQTPTPYNTYVIRGLPPGPIANPGLAALRAALYPASTDYLYFVARGDGTHHFSVSLAEHNRAVRRFQR
- the uvrB gene encoding excinuclease ABC subunit UvrB; translated protein: MQREGTFQLVSEFQPQGDQPQAIEELLEGLDKGRRHQVLLGVTGSGKTFSMAHVIARANRPALIIAPNKTLAAQLYGEFAELFPHNAVRYFVSYYDYYQPEAYVPQSDTYIEKDASINEEIDKMRHSATKALLERRDTIIVASVSCIYGLGSPESYFDLIVFVEENTEVDRDALLRKLVDIQYQRNDFDFHRGTFRVRGDVVEVFPTYEESRAVRIEFFGDSVEAVAEIDPLRGKVLRRLDKAMIYPASHYVTTASRTRTAAASIRAELEQRLEELRADNKLLEAQRLEQRTLYDLALLAEMGFCPGIENYSRHLDGRQPGEPPYTLIDYFPDDYLLFIDESHVTVPQTGGMYRGDRSRKTTLVDYGFRLPSAIDNRPLSFQEFEHKQGQVIYVSATPGDYELDKSRRHVVEQLIRPTGLLDPEVIVRPARNQVDDLLEEIRKRVEQGERVMATTLTKRLAEDLTDYYQDIGIKVRYLHSDIDTIERVEILRALRRGTFDVLIGINLLREGLDIPEVSLVAILDADKEGYLRSERSLIQTIGRAARNVNGQVLMYADTLTVSMRRALDETQRRRRIQAAYNKRHKITPQSIQKALASPLVKAYEADYADVPAIAEDSPDYVSAQQLAKQIEDTRKAMQQAAAALEFEQAAELRNRLQALEQQSLGLAAPTGKGHPETNPHQQDGTLSFGTPEVTQTSGRRSAKKTGGRRRAGRARAKKGNRDNKSYP
- a CDS encoding cupredoxin domain-containing protein, whose product is MAQRSYWRIWGLALSLVIFVSWATPLAAQDAVRKFTVVNVLYEGSKMFLPSVLAVSQGDTVSVTVINNIPGDPPNHGFAIPAFEVETVVNHGEKKTVEFTADKAGIFDIRCQLHPAHVHGQLIVED